A window from Chloroflexota bacterium encodes these proteins:
- a CDS encoding neutral/alkaline non-lysosomal ceramidase N-terminal domain-containing protein, whose translation MANPVQLGTASINITPSVGTWMGGYSARDHGATDIHDDLYAKILVFSDGETKAAVVTCDLVGITEESTAAVRSLVEEQTDIPGSHVMITCSHTHSGPTTREWRYDAPFNTSYMRELERKLAGGVQVANQHLQPAVGGLGAGSFPLAVNRRLTTDGVTEMRANPDGVVDHTVAVLRFDKADGTPLATAFHYACHSTSMGASNYAFSADYAGGAKAFVEKTYGGGHTAAFLLGCCGNTRPNFTSDGSRFRSATFDELESVWRGLGAEVVNVRESIDCAPLDGVAVAQRMVTVPLREVPDVSFYKEALETETWPDTQERINRDSLKWVRNRVSEYETDNLLLEPKAEIQVIRVGNLIFASFPGEVFLEYGLAVQERVKAELGLEALHVELANGMIGYVPTADAIPHGGYEVMAYRHGAQSPAGYSGDAETLFVDTAVELAHEAAL comes from the coding sequence ATGGCAAACCCGGTTCAGTTGGGAACAGCGAGCATTAACATTACCCCTTCCGTAGGAACCTGGATGGGCGGCTACAGCGCCCGCGACCACGGCGCGACGGACATACACGACGACCTCTATGCCAAGATCTTAGTTTTCTCCGATGGTGAGACAAAGGCCGCCGTCGTCACCTGCGACCTCGTCGGCATTACCGAAGAAAGCACTGCCGCAGTGCGCAGCCTGGTCGAGGAGCAAACGGACATCCCCGGCAGCCACGTGATGATAACCTGCTCCCACACGCACTCCGGGCCTACAACGCGGGAGTGGCGCTACGATGCCCCATTTAACACTTCCTATATGCGCGAGCTCGAGCGCAAGCTGGCGGGAGGCGTGCAGGTAGCGAACCAACACCTGCAGCCTGCTGTCGGCGGTCTGGGTGCGGGCTCTTTCCCGCTTGCCGTAAACCGCCGCCTCACCACGGACGGCGTAACCGAAATGCGCGCCAATCCGGATGGGGTGGTGGATCACACCGTTGCGGTGCTTCGCTTCGACAAGGCAGATGGCACGCCATTGGCCACAGCTTTCCACTATGCCTGCCACTCAACGAGCATGGGCGCATCGAATTACGCGTTTAGCGCCGACTATGCCGGCGGCGCGAAGGCCTTTGTCGAAAAGACTTACGGAGGCGGCCACACTGCGGCGTTCTTGCTGGGCTGCTGCGGCAACACGCGGCCCAACTTCACCAGCGACGGCAGCCGCTTCCGCTCCGCCACCTTCGACGAGTTGGAAAGCGTCTGGCGGGGCCTTGGCGCTGAAGTCGTGAACGTGCGGGAGTCGATCGATTGCGCGCCGCTGGATGGCGTCGCCGTGGCGCAGCGCATGGTGACCGTGCCTCTGCGAGAAGTTCCTGATGTCTCCTTTTACAAGGAGGCGCTTGAAACGGAAACCTGGCCTGATACACAGGAACGCATTAACCGCGACTCACTCAAGTGGGTACGAAACCGCGTTTCAGAATACGAAACCGACAACTTGCTCCTTGAACCCAAAGCGGAAATCCAGGTTATCCGCGTCGGCAACCTCATCTTCGCCAGCTTCCCCGGCGAGGTATTTCTTGAATACGGTCTGGCGGTGCAAGAGCGTGTAAAGGCCGAATTGGGTCTGGAGGCCCTGCACGTCGAACTCGCCAACGGCATGATTGGCTACGTGCCCACGGCAGACGCAATCCCACATGGCGGCTACGAAGTCATGGCCTATCGCCACGGCGCGCAATCACCGGCGGGCTACTCCGGCGACGCCGAAACTCTCTTTGTAGACACCGCCGTGGAACTGGCCCATGAGGCAGCACTTTAA
- a CDS encoding winged helix DNA-binding domain-containing protein — MNGFTHAQVHAFRLKRHHLESPVQPGKIRDVVSDTCGIQAQVMSAAQLALQVRSLGLSVAAIERALWQDRDLVKVWCMRGTLHVLPAHELPVYVAALKPYRLTQEQRWMARYGVDAAAIQAMTEAILAALGEIPLTRRQLSQKLNAGLRKHAPQVMELVEHGWGGLGKYVCLQGDLCLGPNQGQEATFVRRDMWLDNWEDVPGEEAEVLLLKRYLQAYGPATVQDFSFWAGMSVKDASRIWRRLQSEMQDVTVAERTASILKSDLPTLQETKSVAEAVHLLPHFDVYLLAHRSKTHLVAESHYKRVYRAAGWISPVVLVNGRVAGVWSQARRGGVLQVTIELFGKLSRFQYAAIEKRAVDVASFFDSRLELAYTSTAEAIPAN; from the coding sequence ATGAATGGCTTCACTCACGCGCAAGTACATGCATTCCGGCTCAAACGTCACCATCTTGAGAGTCCTGTTCAGCCGGGAAAGATTCGAGATGTCGTAAGCGATACGTGTGGCATCCAAGCGCAGGTAATGTCTGCGGCACAGTTGGCGTTACAGGTCAGGAGTCTCGGTCTGTCCGTGGCTGCGATCGAGCGCGCGCTCTGGCAGGACCGAGACCTGGTAAAGGTGTGGTGCATGCGCGGCACGCTGCACGTGCTGCCTGCACACGAACTTCCCGTCTACGTAGCAGCACTCAAGCCCTATCGTCTCACGCAAGAACAACGCTGGATGGCGCGGTACGGCGTAGACGCTGCAGCCATTCAGGCAATGACAGAGGCCATCCTCGCGGCACTTGGCGAGATCCCTCTTACTCGGCGCCAACTCTCACAGAAGCTGAACGCCGGGTTACGCAAGCATGCTCCGCAGGTGATGGAACTGGTCGAGCACGGTTGGGGAGGTTTGGGAAAATATGTTTGCCTGCAGGGCGACCTGTGCCTTGGCCCCAATCAAGGTCAGGAAGCAACATTTGTACGGCGAGACATGTGGTTAGACAATTGGGAAGACGTGCCTGGAGAGGAGGCTGAAGTCCTGCTCTTGAAGCGCTATCTTCAGGCCTACGGGCCGGCTACCGTGCAAGACTTTTCCTTCTGGGCGGGCATGTCGGTGAAAGATGCCAGCCGGATTTGGCGCAGACTGCAGAGCGAGATGCAGGATGTGACCGTTGCAGAAAGAACCGCTTCCATCCTTAAGAGCGACCTCCCAACTCTTCAGGAGACGAAGTCCGTTGCAGAAGCGGTGCATCTCCTGCCTCACTTCGACGTCTACCTGCTCGCCCACCGCAGCAAGACGCATCTCGTGGCGGAAAGTCATTACAAGCGCGTGTATCGCGCTGCGGGTTGGATATCCCCGGTAGTGCTAGTCAACGGGCGTGTCGCCGGAGTGTGGTCGCAGGCGCGCCGGGGCGGGGTGCTGCAGGTTACTATCGAGCTCTTCGGCAAGCTCTCCAGATTCCAGTACGCCGCGATAGAGAAACGCGCCGTTGACGTGGCCAGTTTCTTCGACTCTCGCCTGGAGCTTGCGTACACTAGCACTGCGGAAGCGATTCCTGCAAACTAG
- a CDS encoding YCF48-related protein — translation MSNSGSTVMEKQAWEVAGQRLGGTVASLAVSPSFSENNLVLAGTMAGVFCSEDKGKTWKISNEGITSPYIQALAFAPNVANHEVAFAGALEGGVYRSDNGGKTWQQLDFWQGAASVTCLAVSPSFSDDGVMLAGTQEDGVFKSTNRGRTWNSANFGIMELSIQAIAISPDFEEDQTAFIAGGDGLYRTLDEGRAWRLVDRGLDSMAIQAIAVSPDFAEDRTVLVGTEDMGVFKSTDGGTNWQEANSGLDSVSINALCLSPGFASDSLAYAGTAEGSVYRSSDGGSTWESVIDQDSSVLCLLTTGTGEDDIVLAGVHREGALRANGDAADWEPAVEGLAARSLLGTALSPNCHQDGTLFATSLEDGVLRSADEGLTWEAAGAGLEEMQVASLLISPEYANDSTVFAATHQGVAITADGGRSWQASNEGIDEETLDLRVLAVSHTYAEDRLVAAGGPGGALYFSRDAGQSWERSEETFGEEDVIGIALSPNFADDNTLLLGTFRASQGDYASTITVWRSADGGEIWKRILVHATGAQWISFAMPPNYSGSEEDYSNFFIATATRFFRPMWRGKNLWVGDAIGEATAAVVCLAISPEYESDTTIYAGTSRGVYKSSDEGLTWQNINEGLDNKAIVSLLVSPNYAEDHAVWAVSLGGTVWRYVDA, via the coding sequence ATGAGTAATTCCGGATCAACAGTGATGGAAAAGCAAGCATGGGAGGTGGCAGGCCAACGTCTCGGTGGTACAGTTGCGTCACTGGCCGTTTCGCCGAGCTTTAGCGAGAACAACCTAGTGCTCGCCGGAACCATGGCGGGAGTGTTTTGCTCCGAAGATAAGGGCAAGACCTGGAAGATTTCCAATGAAGGCATTACGAGCCCCTATATTCAGGCGCTCGCATTTGCGCCTAACGTTGCGAATCATGAGGTAGCGTTTGCCGGTGCTTTGGAAGGTGGCGTCTATCGCTCTGACAACGGCGGCAAGACCTGGCAGCAGCTTGACTTTTGGCAAGGAGCGGCCTCAGTCACGTGCCTGGCGGTGTCGCCGAGCTTTTCCGATGATGGAGTGATGCTCGCCGGCACCCAGGAAGATGGCGTCTTCAAGTCAACCAACCGCGGACGTACGTGGAATTCGGCCAACTTCGGCATTATGGAACTCAGTATTCAAGCCATTGCCATCTCGCCGGACTTTGAAGAGGATCAGACCGCATTCATAGCTGGTGGCGACGGCCTCTATCGAACGCTTGACGAAGGCCGTGCATGGCGGCTGGTAGACAGAGGGCTGGATAGCATGGCCATCCAGGCAATTGCCGTTTCGCCAGATTTCGCAGAGGACCGAACGGTGCTTGTCGGCACGGAAGATATGGGTGTCTTCAAGTCTACCGACGGCGGTACAAACTGGCAGGAAGCGAACAGCGGACTGGACAGTGTCTCGATCAACGCGCTCTGCCTCTCGCCGGGGTTTGCCAGTGACAGCCTGGCATACGCGGGTACGGCAGAAGGATCGGTTTACCGTTCGTCCGACGGCGGCAGTACCTGGGAGAGCGTTATCGATCAAGATTCGTCGGTACTCTGCTTGCTGACAACCGGAACCGGCGAGGACGACATTGTCCTGGCAGGTGTGCACCGGGAGGGCGCTCTGCGCGCCAATGGCGACGCTGCTGATTGGGAACCGGCCGTAGAAGGCCTTGCCGCACGCTCGCTGCTTGGCACGGCACTTTCTCCAAATTGCCATCAGGACGGTACGCTCTTTGCGACTAGTCTCGAAGACGGAGTCCTGCGTTCTGCCGATGAAGGGTTGACGTGGGAAGCAGCCGGTGCAGGCCTCGAAGAGATGCAAGTCGCATCACTCTTAATCTCGCCTGAGTATGCAAACGACTCCACCGTATTTGCGGCAACTCATCAGGGCGTTGCAATTACCGCAGACGGCGGCAGGAGCTGGCAGGCCAGTAACGAGGGCATCGATGAAGAAACGTTGGACCTCCGCGTCTTGGCAGTTTCTCACACGTACGCGGAAGATCGCTTGGTCGCGGCCGGGGGGCCGGGCGGCGCACTGTACTTTAGCCGTGACGCGGGTCAGTCCTGGGAACGGTCCGAAGAGACTTTCGGCGAGGAAGACGTAATCGGTATAGCGCTTTCCCCGAATTTCGCCGATGACAACACGCTCTTGCTCGGCACTTTCCGTGCTTCTCAAGGCGATTACGCCAGTACCATTACTGTATGGCGCTCTGCTGACGGCGGAGAGATTTGGAAACGAATCCTCGTCCATGCCACGGGAGCACAGTGGATCAGTTTCGCCATGCCGCCAAACTATTCCGGCTCGGAAGAGGACTATAGCAACTTCTTCATTGCCACGGCGACTCGTTTCTTCCGCCCGATGTGGCGCGGCAAGAATCTCTGGGTAGGTGATGCCATTGGCGAAGCGACAGCGGCCGTGGTCTGCCTGGCTATCTCGCCCGAATACGAAAGCGATACCACCATCTACGCCGGTACCAGCCGGGGCGTGTATAAGTCCTCAGACGAAGGGCTGACATGGCAAAACATCAACGAAGGGCTGGACAACAAGGCGATTGTCTCTCTGCTGGTCTCACCAAACTATGCTGAAGATCACGCGGTATGGGCCGTGTCGCTGGGCGGCACCGTGTGGCGATACGTCGATGCGTAG
- a CDS encoding YifB family Mg chelatase-like AAA ATPase, producing MLAKVMAATLVGLDSAQVEVEVDLADGLPSFVIVGLPDTAVQEARERVRAAIRNAGFVFPQKRVTVNLAPADVAKEGTGLDVAIAIGILVASGQLAAEGLEESLFLGELALEGALRPTNGILPLVSNALRWGIRSAYVPVSNGAEAAIISGLAVYPAMHLRQLVLHLSDMESLARARPPNAAENDTIAYDVDLADVKGQEHAKRALEVACSGGHNVLFSGPPGTGKSLLAQAVSSILPPLSLDEAIEVSKIYSVCGLLQADEPLVLKRPFRSPHHTVSHAGLVGGGRFPRPGEISQAHRGVLFLDEIPEFPTNLLDMLRQPLESGAVTISRASGSLTFPAQFLLIGAMNPCPCGWYGDPVRNCTCNPAIVTRYQRKLSGPLLDRIDIHVEVPRVEYEKLTEDRQGEPSASVRERVVRARQVQQERFAALPFKTNGEIGPRHVREFCTLQSDAQNLMRTAMDRMQLTARSFHRVLKLARTIADMDEADVIAVQHLAEALQYRPKLNN from the coding sequence ATGCTCGCCAAGGTTATGGCTGCCACGCTGGTCGGGCTGGATAGCGCCCAAGTCGAGGTAGAAGTTGATCTTGCCGACGGGCTGCCCTCGTTTGTCATCGTCGGCTTACCGGATACGGCGGTGCAAGAAGCCCGTGAGCGTGTGCGCGCGGCAATTCGAAACGCAGGCTTCGTGTTTCCTCAGAAGCGGGTTACCGTCAATCTTGCGCCTGCCGACGTGGCAAAGGAAGGCACAGGGCTCGACGTAGCCATAGCCATCGGCATTCTCGTCGCCAGCGGTCAGTTAGCGGCGGAAGGTCTGGAAGAGTCGCTCTTTCTCGGCGAGTTGGCGCTTGAAGGGGCGCTACGGCCTACGAACGGAATTCTGCCGCTCGTGTCCAATGCACTCCGTTGGGGTATACGCTCCGCCTACGTACCCGTGTCAAACGGCGCGGAGGCGGCGATCATATCTGGTTTGGCAGTCTACCCCGCAATGCACTTGCGGCAACTGGTCTTGCACCTCAGTGACATGGAATCCCTCGCCAGAGCCCGCCCGCCGAATGCCGCCGAAAACGATACCATAGCCTACGATGTTGATCTGGCCGACGTAAAAGGCCAGGAGCACGCCAAGCGGGCGCTAGAAGTGGCATGCAGCGGCGGTCACAACGTGTTGTTCTCGGGTCCGCCGGGCACTGGCAAGTCCCTCTTGGCCCAGGCCGTGTCATCAATATTGCCGCCGCTCTCGCTGGATGAAGCGATAGAGGTGAGCAAGATCTATAGTGTCTGTGGGCTCTTGCAGGCGGACGAGCCTCTGGTATTGAAGCGTCCGTTTCGTTCTCCCCACCACACCGTCTCTCACGCGGGGCTCGTTGGCGGCGGCCGCTTTCCGCGCCCGGGTGAGATCAGCCAGGCGCATCGCGGCGTCTTGTTTCTCGACGAAATACCTGAATTTCCGACAAATCTCCTTGATATGCTCCGGCAGCCGCTTGAGTCCGGCGCCGTTACGATTTCGCGCGCTTCGGGCTCGCTGACGTTTCCGGCGCAGTTCTTGCTCATTGGCGCGATGAATCCTTGCCCGTGCGGTTGGTATGGTGATCCGGTGCGCAACTGCACGTGCAATCCTGCCATCGTCACGCGCTACCAAAGAAAATTATCCGGTCCACTGCTGGACCGCATTGACATACATGTTGAAGTTCCGCGCGTCGAATACGAAAAACTGACAGAAGACCGCCAAGGCGAGCCCTCAGCAAGTGTGCGGGAGCGTGTGGTGCGCGCCCGGCAAGTTCAGCAGGAGCGCTTTGCTGCGCTTCCCTTCAAGACTAATGGAGAAATTGGCCCCCGACATGTGCGGGAGTTCTGTACACTGCAGTCGGATGCTCAGAATCTGATGCGGACGGCGATGGACCGCATGCAATTGACGGCGCGCAGCTTCCATCGCGTGCTGAAGCTCGCCCGCACGATTGCGGACATGGATGAGGCCGATGTCATAGCTGTCCAACACCTCGCTGAAGCCCTGCAGTATCGTCCCAAGCTCAACAATTAA
- the nhaA gene encoding Na+/H+ antiporter NhaA, with product MKNDITDTDQRGNRASSPGQGRFRVLGLFQEFAHAQASSGIVLLACVIVAIVWANSPFGSSYYDLWHLHFAVRIGDFVFDKPLEYWINDGLMVIFFFVVGLEIKREVIAGELASPRRAMLPIMAAIGGMLVPAAIFLWFNWGEPGQRGWGIPMATDIAFTLGVMAVLGSRVPTPVKVFLTALAIVDDIGAVLVIAIFYTSGISLLALGIAAVFVVLLIAANRLGIRSTLVYILLGACGLWPAFILSGVHPTVAGVIAAFTIPVRRRIDSAEFTNLSRVYIDEFAQASSEGESVLANEEQVSLMRSIERTALGAQSPLQRFENTLHPWTVFGIMPLFALANAGVAIDADLTGFVEEPLARGVALGLLVGKPLGIVLFSVVAVRLGLAALPSRVNWFHVLGAGCLAGIGFTMSLFIANLALGGTELLESAKMSILVGSLLATILGWLVFQFAPIHGRGRSGE from the coding sequence GTGAAAAACGATATTACAGACACGGATCAACGCGGTAACCGCGCATCCTCCCCAGGGCAAGGACGGTTTCGAGTCCTGGGTCTCTTCCAGGAATTTGCCCATGCGCAGGCATCCAGTGGGATAGTCCTGCTGGCCTGCGTAATCGTGGCAATTGTGTGGGCCAATTCTCCTTTTGGCTCATCGTACTATGACCTCTGGCACCTTCACTTTGCTGTGAGAATTGGCGACTTCGTATTCGACAAGCCGCTCGAATACTGGATCAACGATGGCTTGATGGTAATTTTCTTCTTTGTGGTCGGCCTAGAAATCAAGCGTGAGGTAATTGCCGGAGAACTCGCTTCACCAAGGCGTGCCATGCTCCCCATCATGGCGGCGATCGGCGGCATGCTCGTTCCCGCTGCCATCTTTCTGTGGTTTAACTGGGGCGAGCCGGGACAACGCGGTTGGGGCATCCCGATGGCGACTGACATTGCCTTTACGCTGGGCGTGATGGCGGTCCTTGGCAGCCGAGTGCCCACGCCTGTTAAGGTCTTTCTTACGGCTCTGGCGATAGTTGATGACATTGGGGCGGTGCTTGTCATTGCCATCTTCTATACCAGCGGCATTTCGCTCTTGGCGTTGGGAATCGCCGCGGTTTTTGTGGTATTGCTTATCGCTGCCAATCGCTTGGGGATTCGCAGCACGCTCGTGTATATCCTCTTGGGCGCCTGCGGTCTGTGGCCGGCCTTCATCTTATCGGGAGTGCACCCTACGGTGGCGGGGGTAATTGCGGCGTTTACGATTCCGGTCCGTCGGCGTATAGATAGCGCCGAATTCACCAACCTGAGCCGCGTCTACATTGATGAATTCGCCCAGGCATCGTCTGAAGGTGAGAGTGTGTTGGCGAATGAAGAGCAAGTATCCCTGATGCGTTCTATAGAGCGGACGGCCTTGGGGGCGCAGTCGCCACTACAGCGTTTCGAAAACACGCTCCATCCCTGGACGGTCTTTGGCATCATGCCGTTGTTTGCACTGGCCAATGCCGGCGTTGCAATTGACGCCGACCTTACCGGTTTTGTAGAGGAACCGCTGGCACGCGGTGTGGCCCTGGGGCTGCTCGTCGGCAAGCCGCTCGGAATTGTGCTCTTTTCCGTAGTCGCGGTGCGTCTCGGTCTCGCCGCCCTACCCAGTCGCGTAAACTGGTTCCACGTACTTGGCGCCGGGTGCTTAGCAGGTATCGGCTTCACAATGTCGCTCTTTATTGCAAACTTGGCCCTTGGCGGAACGGAATTGCTGGAGTCGGCCAAGATGAGCATCCTAGTTGGGTCATTGTTGGCCACTATTCTCGGCTGGCTGGTCTTTCAGTTCGCCCCCATTCATGGCCGCGGCCGCAGTGGCGAATAG
- the ffh gene encoding signal recognition particle protein, which yields MFETLSDRLQGVFQKLRGRGKLSEADVDAALREVRLALLEADVNFRVVRGFLKSLRERAVGAEVMESLTPGQQVIKIVHEELITLLGEPAPLTLLGSPPHVIMLVGLQGSGKTTAAGKLALALRKQGQQCLLVAADIYRPAAIEQLETIGRQVDVPVHSMGTSQPPVKIAETAIERARNERLGTVIVDTAGRLQIDAEMMAEIHEIAEAVEPQEVLLVADAMTGQEAVNVAQAFHEQVTLTGLILTKTDGDARGGAALSVRSVTGIPIRFLGSGEKIEPLDPFYPDRLASRILGMGDVLSLIERAEETIDAEQAAELEKKIRTASFTLDDFVDQLQQIKKMGSLGQVLEMVPGMNQFMRNPAMAAALDERQFARVEAIIYSMTLAERHNPAIIDGSRRRRIAAGSGTTPAEVNQLLGNFRQMQSMMKSLASGKIPRNLMRFFG from the coding sequence ATGTTTGAAACGCTTTCCGATCGCCTACAGGGCGTATTCCAAAAGCTGCGGGGACGCGGCAAGCTAAGCGAGGCCGACGTGGACGCGGCCCTGCGGGAAGTCCGTTTGGCGCTCCTGGAAGCAGACGTGAATTTCAGGGTCGTGCGCGGCTTTCTCAAGTCGCTGCGCGAGCGGGCGGTAGGCGCCGAGGTGATGGAGAGTCTGACACCGGGCCAGCAGGTTATCAAGATCGTACACGAGGAACTCATCACCCTACTCGGCGAACCCGCTCCGCTCACCCTTTTGGGCTCTCCCCCGCATGTTATCATGCTCGTAGGCTTACAAGGCTCAGGCAAGACCACTGCCGCGGGCAAGCTTGCCCTCGCGCTGCGCAAGCAGGGACAGCAATGCCTGCTGGTTGCGGCAGACATCTACCGTCCCGCCGCAATTGAACAGCTCGAGACCATTGGCCGACAGGTAGACGTGCCTGTGCATTCCATGGGTACTTCCCAGCCACCGGTGAAAATTGCCGAGACAGCCATTGAGAGAGCGCGCAATGAGCGCCTGGGGACGGTGATCGTCGATACGGCGGGGCGTCTTCAGATTGACGCGGAGATGATGGCTGAGATTCACGAAATCGCAGAAGCTGTTGAGCCGCAAGAAGTGTTGCTGGTTGCCGATGCCATGACCGGCCAAGAAGCCGTCAATGTTGCGCAGGCCTTCCACGAGCAGGTGACGCTCACGGGCCTGATCCTCACCAAGACCGACGGAGACGCCCGCGGTGGCGCGGCGCTCTCAGTACGCAGCGTGACCGGGATACCAATCAGGTTCCTGGGAAGCGGTGAGAAGATCGAGCCGCTCGACCCCTTCTATCCGGACCGCTTGGCCTCGCGCATTCTCGGCATGGGCGACGTGCTCAGCCTCATCGAACGAGCGGAAGAGACCATCGATGCAGAGCAAGCCGCCGAGCTGGAGAAGAAGATTCGCACCGCCAGCTTTACCCTGGATGACTTTGTCGATCAGTTGCAGCAGATCAAGAAGATGGGCTCATTGGGCCAAGTCCTTGAGATGGTGCCCGGTATGAATCAATTTATGCGCAATCCCGCGATGGCTGCGGCCTTGGACGAACGGCAATTTGCACGCGTAGAGGCGATCATTTACTCGATGACGTTGGCTGAGCGCCACAATCCAGCCATCATCGACGGTTCGCGGCGGCGGCGGATTGCGGCCGGCAGCGGAACGACGCCTGCAGAAGTCAACCAGCTCCTCGGCAATTTCCGTCAAATGCAATCTATGATGAAGTCGCTGGCTTCCGGCAAGATTCCCCGCAATCTCATGCGCTTCTTTGGCTAA
- a CDS encoding sugar phosphate nucleotidyltransferase, with product MKGVILVGGSGSRLDPLTRVTNKHLLPVYDKPMVFYPIQALVNAGITDIMLVTGGSNAGDFLRLLGNGSDFGLKRLHYTYQDRPAGIAHALGLTRDFAEGDSLLLMLGDNIIEGTLLAARRNFEAQDRGARVMLTRVENPSSYGVVEIEDGACDEVGHIKSITEKPADPKSNLVQTGIYFYDEHVFDVVSSLRPSGRGELEITDVNTHYLQEGNLEYDILEGFWADCGESFETYLESQTLVATHGANKLNM from the coding sequence GTGAAAGGCGTAATCCTGGTCGGAGGAAGCGGCAGTCGCCTCGACCCGCTGACACGCGTCACGAACAAGCATCTATTGCCAGTTTATGACAAGCCGATGGTGTTCTATCCCATTCAGGCGCTCGTCAACGCCGGCATAACGGACATCATGCTCGTCACCGGCGGCAGCAACGCCGGCGACTTCCTGCGCTTGCTTGGCAACGGCAGTGATTTCGGCCTCAAGCGCCTTCACTATACGTACCAAGACCGCCCCGCTGGCATCGCCCACGCACTGGGACTGACCCGCGACTTCGCGGAAGGTGATTCTCTGCTGCTCATGTTGGGGGATAACATCATCGAAGGAACCCTGCTCGCGGCCCGCCGCAACTTTGAGGCGCAAGATCGGGGCGCGCGTGTCATGCTGACCCGAGTGGAGAATCCCTCAAGCTACGGCGTGGTGGAGATCGAGGATGGCGCCTGCGACGAAGTCGGCCACATCAAGAGCATTACGGAAAAGCCTGCAGATCCAAAATCGAACCTCGTGCAGACTGGGATATATTTCTATGACGAGCATGTGTTCGACGTCGTCTCCAGCCTCCGGCCGTCGGGGCGCGGCGAACTAGAGATAACCGACGTCAACACCCACTATCTCCAGGAAGGCAACCTGGAGTACGATATCCTTGAGGGCTTTTGGGCGGATTGCGGAGAGTCTTTTGAAACGTACCTAGAGTCTCAAACCCTCGTGGCCACGCATGGTGCGAATAAGTTGAATATGTAA
- the ftsY gene encoding signal recognition particle-docking protein FtsY, protein MKQFKQLFGGTSLEESVAKSRGGAFSALRDLFRPGVRLDEDFWEELEDTLIMADVGPYLAGELVESARETIAQTQLDSAAEAHGLIEELLVAHLGPDSAQVISGQPLTVILMVGVNGSGKTTMTAKLANWLKEQGHTCMLAAADTFRAAAIDQLRVWAERIDVPVIAQQPGSDPGAVVFDAIDSATSRNVSHLIVDTAGRLHTKANLMDELRKVQRIATNRVGAAAVETLLVIDAITGQNVLNQAKIFCESVQVTGVVLTKLDSTARGGSVFGIARELQLPIKLVGTGEQLNDMDAFDSQRFVRALLSESVPT, encoded by the coding sequence GTGAAGCAATTCAAGCAGCTTTTTGGTGGGACATCGCTCGAAGAAAGTGTTGCAAAGAGTCGCGGTGGCGCCTTTTCGGCGCTGCGGGATCTCTTTCGACCCGGCGTACGGCTTGATGAAGACTTCTGGGAAGAACTGGAAGATACGCTCATCATGGCTGATGTCGGACCCTACCTGGCAGGGGAGCTCGTCGAGAGCGCGCGCGAGACGATTGCGCAGACTCAATTGGACTCGGCAGCGGAGGCCCACGGCCTCATCGAGGAGCTTCTCGTCGCACACCTTGGCCCCGATTCTGCACAAGTCATTTCCGGCCAACCGCTCACCGTGATATTGATGGTCGGCGTGAATGGCTCTGGCAAGACCACGATGACGGCGAAACTTGCCAATTGGCTGAAAGAGCAGGGCCACACGTGCATGCTGGCGGCGGCGGACACGTTTCGCGCTGCTGCCATCGATCAACTCCGTGTGTGGGCAGAGCGTATAGATGTGCCTGTCATTGCGCAGCAACCGGGATCAGACCCAGGCGCCGTCGTATTCGACGCCATCGACTCTGCCACTTCGCGCAATGTTTCCCATCTCATCGTGGATACTGCAGGCCGTCTCCACACAAAGGCCAACCTCATGGACGAACTGCGCAAGGTACAGCGCATCGCCACAAACCGCGTTGGCGCTGCCGCAGTTGAGACCTTGCTCGTCATCGACGCGATAACGGGTCAAAACGTGCTCAATCAGGCGAAGATCTTTTGTGAGTCCGTCCAAGTCACCGGAGTTGTCCTTACCAAGCTAGACAGTACGGCGCGGGGCGGGAGCGTATTCGGCATCGCTCGCGAGTTGCAGCTACCTATCAAATTGGTCGGCACGGGTGAGCAATTGAATGACATGGATGCTTTTGACAGCCAGCGCTTCGTGCGTGCCTTGCTGAGCGAGTCTGTGCCCACATAG